The sequence GTGTTGCGCTCCGGCTCGCCGAGGAAGGATGCCGGACCCGTCACCGAAAAGATCGCGCCGATCCGGATCGGTTCCGCCGCCGGGGCAACCGCCCCCCACAGCAGAACCGTAAGAAATATGAATCCGGGAACCAGTCTCTTCGTCGTCCTCATCTTCCTTTCCTCCGTTCTGATAGGTGATGCGGAATTCCCGAATATTAAATCAGGATTTTCCGGGAGTCCACAACAGATCGCCCGGCCGGCATAAACAATGTTATATTTCCACGGATGCCGGTTTCCCCCGCTTCCGTACACAGGATCCATTACGGCTGGGTCGTCGTCGCAGCGGGCATGCTCTGCGTCGTGGCGTGCCTCGGCTTCGCGCGCTTCGCGCTCGGCATGCTGCTCCCGTCGATGGCCTCCACGCTGAAGCTTTCTTATTCGGAAATGGGTTTCATCGGCACGGGGAATTTCCTCGGCTACCTCGTTTCCGTCCTCCTCAGTGCACGCGCAAGCGGCAGAACGGGTCCAAGAAAATTCATATTTTTCGCGCTATTGGCGGTCTGCGCCTCCATGGCGCTGGTGAGCCGCGCGGGCGATTTCCGGTCCGTCATGATCTGGTACACGATCACCGGAATGGGGAGCGGAGCCGTCAACGTCCCCGTGATGGGGCTGGTCTCCGCATGGTTCTCGAGCCGGCTGCGGGGGCGGGCCGCCGGATTCATCGTCATCGGAAGCGGGTTCGCCATAATGCTCTCCGGACGCCTGATCCCTTACGTCAACCGGGAGGTGGGGCCCGAGGGCTGGAGGGTGAGCTGGATGATCCTGAGCGGCCTCACGGCGCTGGTCGCCCTCGCCGCCCTCGCGCTGCTGAGGGACCGCCCGCAGGACATGGGGCTCTCCCCCGTCGGTGGGGGCGAGGCGCCGCAGCCCCTCCCCCGCCCGGAAGCGGCCGCCCGGGAACCGAGCGTCTACCGGAAAGGGGTCGTCTACCATCTCGGGATCATCTACTTCCTGTTCGGCTACACCTACCCGATCTACGCCACCTTCATCGTCACGACGCTGGTCCGGGAGCGGGGCTTCCCGGAGGACGTCGCCGGGACGTTCTGGATGTGGATCGGGTTTTTGAGCCTCTTCTCGGGGCCGGTCTTCGGGACGCTGTCCGACCGGCTCGGCCGGAAGGCGGGGCTGATCATGGTCTTCTCCCTCCAGGCGGTGTCCTACCTGCTGGCCGCCACGCGGCTGCCCGGCGCCTTCCTGTACCTGTCGATCGGATTCTACGGCGTGGTCGCCTGGAGCATCCCCTCCATCATGGCGGCGGCGATGGGCGATTACGTGGGCGCCCGGAAGGCGGCGGAGGCCTTCGGACTGGTCACGTTCATCTTCGGGCTGGGGCAGATGACGGGCCCCGCGGTCGCGGGGATGATGGCGCAGCGGCTGGGGGGATTCTCGAGCGCCTTCTACATGGCGGCGGCGTTCGCGGCGATCGCGATCGCTCTCACGGCATTCCTGCGGAAGCCGGAGCCCGGATAGGGGGAGCGGGACGTCCCGCGGTTCCCGGGGGGCGCGGCGCCCCCCGGGATGCGGGGATCAGAGGGCGTAGACTTCCTCCGCCTTCAGCACGCGGACCCCGGCGTCGAGCAGGACCCGCGCGGCCTTGTCGAGCTCGTCGAACCGGAAGATGATGATCGCGTTGTCCTTGGCCCGCTGCACGAACGCGTACATGTACTCCACGTTGATACCGGCCTTGTCGAGCGTTGCGAGGATCCCCGCCAGCCCCCCGGGGGAGTCGGGCACCTCGAGGGCGATCACCTCGGTCTTGGCGACCGTGAAGCCGTTCTCCTTCATCACCCGCTTGGCCTTCTCGGTGTCGTTCACGATGAGGCGCAGGATCCCGAAGTCGGCGGTGTCGGCCAGCGAAAGGGCGCGGATGTTGACGCCCGCCTTCGCCAGCGTCCCGGTGACCTCCGCGAGCCGGCCGGACTTGTTCTCGAGGAATATCGAAATCTGCTCCACCTTCATGGCGCCCCTCCTCGTCAGATCTGTCGCTTGTCGATGATGCGCTTGGCCTTCCCCTCGCTGCGCTGGATCGTCTTGGGCTCCACGAGCTTGACCTTGCAGGAGACCCCGAGCATGTCCTTGATCTCGCGCTCGACCTTCCTGGCGAGACCCTCGAGCCCCTTCACCTCGTCGGTGAAGATCGACTCGTTCACCTCGACCTGCACCTCGAGGACGTCGAGCGATTCCTCGCGGGTGACGATGAGCTGGTAGTGCGGCTCCACGCCCTCCACCGCGATCAGCACCGCCTCGATCTGCGACGGGAAGACGTTGACCCCGCGGATGATGAGCATGTCGTCCGTGCGCCCGGAGATCCGCTCCATCCGCACGTGCGTGCGCCCGCAGGCGCACGGCGCGTCGATGAGGCGCGAGATGTCGCGGGTCCGGTACCGGATGACCGGGAACGCCTCCTTCGTGATGGTGGTGAAGACCAGCTCGCCCAGCTCTCCGCGCGGCAGCACCTTCCCCGTGTCGGGGTCGATGATCTCCGGGATGAAATGGTCCTCGAAGACGTGCAGCCCGTGTTTCTCCTCGAGGCATTCCGACGACACGCCCGGGCCGATCACCTCGGAGAGC comes from Thermodesulfobacteriota bacterium and encodes:
- a CDS encoding ABC transporter substrate-binding protein; the protein is MRTTKRLVPGFIFLTVLLWGAVAPAAEPIRIGAIFSVTGPASFLGEPERNTAKMLEEDINRSGGILGRPVELIVYDDETDATKAVTAVDRLIK
- a CDS encoding MFS transporter — encoded protein: MPVSPASVHRIHYGWVVVAAGMLCVVACLGFARFALGMLLPSMASTLKLSYSEMGFIGTGNFLGYLVSVLLSARASGRTGPRKFIFFALLAVCASMALVSRAGDFRSVMIWYTITGMGSGAVNVPVMGLVSAWFSSRLRGRAAGFIVIGSGFAIMLSGRLIPYVNREVGPEGWRVSWMILSGLTALVALAALALLRDRPQDMGLSPVGGGEAPQPLPRPEAAAREPSVYRKGVVYHLGIIYFLFGYTYPIYATFIVTTLVRERGFPEDVAGTFWMWIGFLSLFSGPVFGTLSDRLGRKAGLIMVFSLQAVSYLLAATRLPGAFLYLSIGFYGVVAWSIPSIMAAAMGDYVGARKAAEAFGLVTFIFGLGQMTGPAVAGMMAQRLGGFSSAFYMAAAFAAIAIALTAFLRKPEPG
- a CDS encoding ACT domain-containing protein; protein product: MKVEQISIFLENKSGRLAEVTGTLAKAGVNIRALSLADTADFGILRLIVNDTEKAKRVMKENGFTVAKTEVIALEVPDSPGGLAGILATLDKAGINVEYMYAFVQRAKDNAIIIFRFDELDKAARVLLDAGVRVLKAEEVYAL